A window from Glaciimonas sp. PCH181 encodes these proteins:
- a CDS encoding helix-turn-helix domain-containing protein → MSIGERLKDERERLKMSQTKLGKLGGVVKKTQFSYEQGKTYPHAKYLAAIADEGIDILYIVIGGKEIALRTIIVSDGSHSSERLALGTQQNYRSVHENMHAHPKANQEGTSGIYAANTVSVPSIKNSPNLAPYSVIDWPQLRQVLAGMEAFLEDQHLTLKPDKKASLILILYARFSEDRNVDNARFNDFIKAAMATL, encoded by the coding sequence ATGAGTATAGGTGAAAGACTTAAGGATGAACGCGAACGGCTGAAAATGAGCCAGACGAAATTGGGAAAGCTTGGCGGCGTTGTAAAGAAAACGCAATTTAGTTATGAACAGGGTAAGACCTATCCTCATGCTAAATACCTGGCTGCAATTGCCGATGAGGGTATCGACATTCTCTACATTGTCATCGGAGGAAAGGAAATCGCGCTACGTACCATCATCGTTTCGGACGGCAGCCATTCATCAGAACGTTTAGCTTTAGGCACTCAGCAAAATTATCGCAGCGTGCATGAAAATATGCATGCGCATCCCAAGGCAAATCAGGAGGGCACAAGCGGGATTTACGCAGCTAATACAGTGTCTGTTCCGAGCATAAAAAATAGTCCGAATCTTGCACCTTATTCTGTGATCGACTGGCCGCAATTAAGGCAAGTTCTGGCTGGCATGGAGGCATTTCTTGAAGACCAGCATTTGACTTTGAAGCCCGATAAGAAAGCCAGTTTGATCCTGATTTTATATGCCCGATTTTCGGAAGATAGAAACGTCGATAATGCCCGATTTAACGATTTTATAAAGGCCGCGATGGCCACTTTATAA
- a CDS encoding CbtB domain-containing protein, translating to MSASSTGLLDHAAVAAPATWKDRVLPAVCSAVVGLILVYAMGFSHNMTLHNAAHDGRHSAGFPCH from the coding sequence ATGTCTGCCTCCTCCACCGGTCTGCTCGATCACGCTGCAGTCGCTGCCCCCGCCACTTGGAAAGACCGCGTTCTTCCCGCCGTTTGCAGCGCCGTCGTCGGTCTGATTCTGGTCTATGCAATGGGTTTTTCGCACAATATGACGCTGCACAACGCTGCGCATGATGGCCGTCATTCGGCTGGCTTTCCTTGTCATTAA
- a CDS encoding CbtA family protein → MSDINAISIGNLWLPKLGFKRFLSAVLLAGLFAGLVLTVVQKIQVTQIIAQAEVYEEAAAQAALAKPATRAMSAMSTSAAMPEMAGHAHAMPAEEHHHDAPEWEPANGAERTFYTVMANVTMAVGFGLLLGAAILLRGGVSGWREGLLWGLAGYVVFFVAPALGLAPEVPGTQAAPLLDRQIWWISTATCTATALALLVFGRHWGLKVLAVLLLVLPHIIGAPEPQMHGGAAPAELARAFIVATTIANGIFWLALGGAFGYLTKKLASANR, encoded by the coding sequence ATGAGTGATATAAACGCTATTTCCATAGGCAATCTATGGCTGCCAAAACTAGGTTTTAAGCGGTTTTTGTCAGCGGTGTTGTTGGCGGGTTTATTCGCTGGGTTAGTACTCACTGTCGTACAAAAAATACAAGTAACACAGATCATCGCCCAAGCCGAAGTCTACGAAGAAGCTGCCGCGCAAGCTGCCTTAGCGAAACCGGCCACCAGAGCAATGTCAGCGATGTCCACCAGCGCCGCCATGCCAGAAATGGCCGGGCACGCCCACGCAATGCCCGCCGAAGAACATCACCACGACGCACCGGAGTGGGAACCCGCCAACGGTGCAGAACGCACCTTTTACACCGTCATGGCAAACGTGACGATGGCAGTCGGTTTCGGCTTGTTGCTGGGTGCAGCGATCTTGCTACGTGGTGGCGTCAGCGGCTGGCGTGAGGGCTTATTGTGGGGCCTTGCTGGCTATGTCGTCTTCTTTGTAGCACCTGCGCTCGGCCTTGCGCCGGAAGTCCCCGGTACACAAGCCGCACCGTTGCTGGATCGCCAAATCTGGTGGATCAGCACCGCGACGTGCACCGCTACGGCGCTGGCGCTGCTGGTATTTGGTCGTCATTGGGGATTAAAAGTGCTTGCCGTTTTGCTACTGGTGTTACCCCATATCATCGGCGCGCCCGAACCGCAGATGCATGGCGGTGCGGCTCCGGCGGAGTTGGCGCGGGCATTTATTGTGGCCACAACGATTGCCAACGGCATCTTTTGGCTGGCGTTGGGCGGCGCGTTCGGCTATCTGACTAAAAAATTAGCCTCGGCTAATCGCTAG